Genomic window (Oryza sativa Japonica Group chromosome 3, ASM3414082v1):
TTACAGGTATATTAAAGTTGTTTCTCAGCAATTCACGCAATGAGACAATGCTCATAGGCCCGGAGACGGTGAATACATGATAACATACACAACAAATACCAGGACTTTCACTGCTTCTGCAGACAGGCGAGCAGTATCTGTAGTTTATACTTATTCACAAATTTGGATTTCCCACACGGGAATTCCCCTAATGTCTATGCCATTACATTTCGCGCTGTATTCACATGCTTGAATGAAAGCTCGACTCCAATAGTGGGTATTTGTCTGTGTTGGTGTCCAGGAGGAGATCAAACGAGGTGAGGGAGTATGGATCCACAATGACACCCATCTTCTCGCCCGCGTTGGTTATGGGGCTTGCCGCCGGCACCACCTGTAGCATTTCACACCAAAGTTTAAGACCGACActatgggcctgttcactttgatgccattttcaaccttaccaaaatttggtaaagttgccaataaagtggctacatttagtttgctgccaaattttggtaaatatataagaaatcctgccaccaaaattttggtaactataccaattggtaaggttttttttggcatcaaagtgaacatgccctatAAACATTCATACACTGCAACTATGGGAGCTACGAAAGAACCATTCATCATCTCATATTTGGAAGTGCATTttcattcagaaaaaaaaaaatcaaatttcagTGAATCAAATAAATGTAGCAAACCTTGTCAGGCTGTTGGAAAGAGTTCTCATCCCGCAGCCAACCAGATGTAAGCACCGTCTTTATGGACCCGAATTCCTGAATGCCATTCTCTAGTCCAGCTACAGCTATATTAAGATTCACAGCTTTGTTACCAAAATTGACAACCTGCAAGAGAGAATTTCCTGGCCGGttatttcaatttcagttgtgtCAGCGATGTTCCTTAGTGGGATAGTAAAAATACCTTTATTTTCAAGTAAGTGTTTCCATCGTTAGAATTCTGCCAAGTGAGAGCAGATGCGGCCAATTGATCATAGTTTGACACCTGAATTGTCAAGGGATGAAGTGTTGCACCACTTGAGTCCTTGAAGAAGTGTAGCATCCAGTAGTTTGGACATCCATAGTGCTGCCATGAGTTGAAGACTATGGCATCTGGACTAAACCTATTCAACAGGGCATGCATCATTGGTAAAAGAACAGTTTATCATGAAGAACTACTATATACGTCTCTATCTCTAGAGATACTCCCATTCTACAGTTTGCCTATGAAGTAGGTGGGTTATCCAAAATTCATCCTGTCTTCAGTGGACAAATATGTAGCAGGGTGAGGAGATTAAAGTGTAGACAAAAGCTTGATTGGAGAAGTTGACAATTTACCCGCGATCGTTGTCATTTATGAAGAGTGGAGCACAACTTGCCATCTCGACCACATCACTGCACAGAAACAGCTCGCAAAACAAGTAAGCTTCCAATAAAAGCAAGTATCACCCAGGTGCCAAAACTAGGGCCTGTTcgctttgatgccaaaaaaaaccttaccaaattttggcatagttaccaaaattttggcaactggcaggatttcttatatatttaccaaaatttggcagcaaactaaatgtagccactttattggcaactttaccaaattttggtaaggttgaaaatggcatcaaagtgaacaggccctagaAATGCCATAAAAGAGGCAAAAGACCTGTTTCTTTCTAATCCAATGAGAAATGCAGCTTCTGCTAGAGCAGCTACTAATGTTCCTCGGCCAGCATCATTTCCAGTCACCGCATATTCACTAACAAATGCCTGCACAGTACACACAAGGCACATGACCAGTCAGTTGAAGGCATAAAATATGAGACAATAATTGATAGATAATACCTTGGGTCCACTGCGGGGTGTGCTATCAAACATTCTTGTTTTGGAAAACATATCACCAGATGATGTATAAACCTGCCACAGAGATAATGTCAAAGTCCACCTAAGGTATTCCTGAATTAAGATGAGATTTTGTCTAGGTAAAGACTGAGCAATATAGTAAATTACATGGACATCATATAGATCAGCAGGGTTGACTGCTGAAATGGAAGATATGTCACAGCTTGATATAATTTTGATGTCCGGGTAAGACGCTTTTATTGCAGAATAGAACTTCACGTATTTCTCTACAAAATGAGACAGGCACACGGTTCATCGGTATAAAAAACATAAACCAGCGCTTCTGATGATGTCAGACATGAGAGAACAAAACCTTTGTAGTACGGCTTTGAGCATTCTTGATTCCCTACTGAAATATAATAAAGCGGAAAGGGCTCTGGATGTCCCATTGCTGCACGAACTGAACCCCATGTAGTCTTAGGGTCTCCCCTAGCAAACTCAATGCCATCAACAACGTCCTGGAACATGGCACACATGAAGAGATTGAAAGAGAAAGACATAACATGGTTTTTGTAATGTATTTGGGAAAATCAAAtgacaaaaatatcttcaaatGGAGCTATGTACTATAATAAATGCTTCCACCAAGATAAAATCTGTCATATTTTGCATAGTGTAACTAGGAAGTGATAGAATCAGCAACTATGCAAGAAACATGGCATCCATGCTGACATTTGAATTTCTTTTGTTATTTCCAGCTCTCAGGCATCAAGAGCATTTGCCTAAAAGGCATATGCCATTTCTCAATTCTCGAACAAGATTGTGCTTGTTGTAAGCATCTATTCTGGGATAAAGGCAGTCAATaggcaccattttttttttaattttggcaGCTTAATACTGTGAAATGGTGAATGCAAGAATGTAGACAAAATGCACTTTGCACATGAGAGCATAAGCAATTTTACTTCAGATATCAGCCCTTATGTTTTTCGAAGGACCAGTTTCATAATAAATATTCGAGCACAAACCTTTACAAAAGCAGCTATTGTTGCAGATGGAATTTGTTCGTTAAGGCTGGCCCCTGCAACATTGAAAAGAATATGAACGCAGAAATCAAGGGTATATCACACCTCCAAATATCAATGAAACTTTTTATGCCTTTGCTTATTTTCTAGACACAAGACGTACCATCATTGATCACCCAAACTGGGCAGGCATCAAGGTCTTCTGCCAACTACAATAATGAAACAACGTGTATCAGCTTAATGGTTAGTTGATGCAATTATTTGGCTGCTTTCAGTTCTGAGCCAAGCTGGAGCATTTTACTTACTTGAAGGAACTCAAAAAAGCCTAGTCCATCATCAGTCCAATAATTCCAAACATCATTAAAGTGACCAGGTCTCTCTTCCCAAGGTCCAATGGTTTCACTCCACCGGAATGCGTTCAGTAAATAATTTcccatgacatagtttccacctgcagaaaaaaaagaaacatatgcATAAGTGCATTATCAACACCAAGCAATTAGCAAACACAATATTTAACCATGATGGAGATTGCAATGCATTTTCTTAGTTGGTCCTTGAGTAACTTGGAGATAACAAAAAATTACATCCTTGTATTTAGTAAAAGAATGGCTCTATATGTAGGGAGATTTTCTTGTTAAAAGATTTCGTAACATATATTTTGTATGGATAAAATATAGATGTTATTCAGTGACAAGCTAATTATCATTGTTTGCAAGGCACATGTGTGCAAGATGCCTGCATAAGCATGACTGCATCCAATTATTGAACATACAGAAATTACAGAGGAAAAAGATGCCTGCATAAGCATGACTGCATCCAATTATTGAACATACAGAAATTACAGAGGAAAATACACCTTTACATCATTGATCACtaatttgttacttttgaacCTGCCTGACAGTGTAATACTGTACTAGTGCAAAATACAGTTGGGGACAAAGTATTTGCAAGATGCATGCATTTAGTGCTCAAAGTGATTGGTTGGcttcagccaaaaaaaaaaaagtgattgcTTGGCATGCAATCTTAATGTTGAGTATCTTTCTGTATATGctcttataaattaaaaaatgatttaaaacaGAGGCATAATAACAGATCCTGCATAATACATTCACCTATATAAATGACTAACCTCAATGTAAGATAAAAACACATAGATGACAAACCTGGAAATTTTAAAAACCGAGGCTTCAGATTTGCCAGCATAGTGGCAAGATCTTTACGAAAACCATGCCCCTGAGAGGAAAAATGATAAATATGTATACCGTTAAATCAATAGATCAAAAGTCCTTAACACCTTAGTTGgctataattgaatatattttctatcTCTTCTTCTTAGACCTTTAATTTTCAGTGCTAAAATGTAATTGTGATTATTATAGTTACCACTtgcatttagaaaaaaaaaacagtttttctataaatatgTTGACAAATTTCTTCCTCGGAATTTGTCGATTTTTCAACCGTTTGATGAACCTGAGGATTCGGGCTTTTGTTTCTCTGGACGTTCGCAGGCCACATGCGTGGCTCATGCACACGTAGATGACAAACGAAGGGCAGACATAGGGCGGCAGGGCATAGCCGCACATATCCTCGTTTGACGTTTGATGGCATGCATGAATGCCATCCAAACACCGTATACTGGTAGATGACAACCAAGATTACGTTTGATGGCATGCACAAGTTCGGCCTGCACGTACGCGTCGTACAAACAGACATCGTGAGTTAGCGATCCCTCTTTCGCGTGAGCAGTGCCCTAACGTAGGTTTTTTTAGAGTTACATCtcaattacatacaagttacattgtagttacagtgtaattacaatataattatactgtatttacatttgacaaatttttaggagaaaatttatcgataaatgtATAGATAGAccctcagaaaaaaaaagtaaactaaTATAATTACATGACAGTGACAACATAACTTTATCTAGTGAAAATTCCTGGCTCCAGGTTGTGACATATTTAGATATACTAGTAATATGCACATGCTTTGCAACGAGTCAGGCCCATATAGTTGGATTGGTTGGGTGGGTGAATTAAGGATAAAGCACGGAGTAGGCCCATATAATTGGGATTGGCTAGGTGGGTGGATTGAGTAGAAAGTATCGGATCCTGTGGTGGTTACGCACACACGAAGGAGCGCATGGCCTGCTGCGCATGGTGAGAAGGGGACGGAAGGAGGACGGCTGCGcttttaaagtagtagagatatgaCAAGACAAGTGAGATAATTACTAATTGCGTGATAAGATTTACTGTTGTTCTGTGCTTCTCATAAACTCCTGTGGCTGTATGGTTGTATGGTGGTAAAATGCATACCATTTCTGCCATAATTCCAGAAAGCAAAAGGTAGCAGCATAAAAAAGAAGTTACCATATAAGTGTCTGATGGCATAACTGATACTTGGTCAAACCAAATTATGCCATTTTTGGTGGTTGTAAGTTGCAGCCTTGAACTAGTATTTCTTTCACTTGACTGCAAATCAAACTCAACCTTTGTCCATCCTGCAAAATCTCCCTTCTCAGCCCTACAAGAAAATTTCATACACTTGTCATTCATTTTCACTATAAGAGGCACATAGGTAATAAATTCAGAATTCTCGGTAATTGAGTGATATGATATTTCTTACGTGATGGTATGAGTGGCTAGATTTTGAAGACCATCTGAACTTGTCAAAGAAACTGCCAAATCCACTGAATCTGATGACCTAATGTACATGCTAACTTTGTAGACCTTTGTTTTTTCAATGTTCTGCAGCAGAGGGAACAATAGAAATTATTATCATTATACTGGAGACAGGTCTACATAGTTCATATGTCAAGGTGGGAAGGACGAGTCAAGGAATGGCCATGTTCCATATAAATGATAATATGGCGTGTCACTAGCATGTAAAGAATCCATGGGATGTAAAATTATCTAACAAACATTTAAATGCAAAATTTCATGTTTCCTTTCAAAGATATTCAATAGACCATACTATAGGCATATGGAAAAGTTCAAACTGTCACACGAGATTCAGAAACCAACTGTTCGCTTGTATTAGATAAGATCATACCATGCCCCAGTAACCAGGATTATAGATACCAACACCTCCTGAAGGGCAAGCATTAGTTCCGGTAGCTCCACAGAGTACTTCCATGCGAAGTGCAATTGGGTTACTGGCAAAACATGATGACCTATCTGTTTCCACAATTATATTTGACTCATCTCCAATTATCAACCATGGGTCAATATTTGAAGGAGTATTAATGCCACCAGCTTCGAAACCTGTAACTTGGACTGTTAGAAATTTGCACAGAAAACATAACATCATAAGGAAACAGAGAAATCCAGGGCTGAATCTTTAAACCATTCACTAAACGAGATCTGAACAGCCAGTAACCAGACCAGTATAGTAAGGGAAAGCAAAGGAGAATCATAGCCCTACTGCAATAATTTTTCTCTGAAAGTCAACTATAAGCAATacaccctccgtttcataatgtaagactttctagcattgctcacatacatatagatgttaatgaatctaaacacatacatatgtctagattcattaacatctaaatgaatgtggtcaatgctagaaagtcttatattatgaaacggaggaagtagcatatACAGAGGAACAAATTGATTGACTTATTAAACTATTTCCAGTGATACACGAAAAGGGGACTGAGACAATGAACATTTTTATCAGATAAACAGAAGTGCCTGTTATATTTCTCAGACCTAAGACAGCAGATTCCATTACCTCTGTTGCTTACAAGCTCTGCCCACAGTCCACCAGCCCCGGCATGGTTGAGCTCCTACAAGTAACATTACCAAGAATCTTCATCTTAAAAGTACTAAAACTAAGTAGATCACAAGTCTATTCTACAAGTTTTGTTGTCATGGTCTGAAAAGCCGAACCAGAACAGTGTAATCAATAAATCTACTTTTATGTACTAGTTTCAGTGCAAATTAGTTCTCACCTGTAGTATCAAAGTTTATCAAAATCAGCATACACTAATTGAACTGGACAGTGGATTTGTTGCATTTTTACAAGCTGTGAATTATGCACAATATGATGCCCCTGCTACAAAGGATGCAGTTGACAATAGCTATTATCCACTAAAGAATAGCAAGTTCTTTGGCATTACTGAAGCATTCTTCTTATGGCACATGGCTCAAAAATGAAACAGCTACTCCAAAGCAATGTATGCACCAACAGTTGAACAATAAGCTCACCTCAAAAAAGATGCCGAACATTTTGTCAGGGATCGTCCGACCATTCTGGGATGAAGCATCCACACTCAACTGTGCAGTTTGACCGGTAACCAGCCCAACAAAGAGCACCTGAGACAGGGCGCAAACGAGAACCAGCATGTGGAACAATGAGGAATCCAAACGACCTCTCCGAACGCCCATCCTGACCTGTCACAGCTGAAACCAAAGCACTAGCTCAATACAAGTTCTATGTGAACAAAATACATATACTGCAAACCCAAGAGCGTACTATGTGTAATTATCATGGACAGCAACACTGAAAGAATATGATATAGCAAATAGCTCAGACAAGTACAGCATGAGTAGAAGTAAAACCAACACAAGACAAGAAGAGACGTTAGCAACAACAGGTTGCTGACATGAGCATCCCATTTGCAGTTTACTTCTTATAGTTTGCAATGGGTCGCCGGCAAGCAACACGCAACTGTCGTTTTCTCCATCCATGTAAGCAATACAACCTAGTAGGAAAATACTGTCTGCATTTCCTCTCTCGAATTTGTAAGAATCAACGTTAATTTGGAAAATACTGTATCCATGTAATTCACACTTGGGAAGAAATTAAAGTTTTCGGATTTGCAGGCATATAAAGTTATCAGATTGTGAAAgtgcatgtagcctagtggttgcactgacctgagtagcacccaaggtcctgagttcaaatctccataggagcgaatttcagattgggttatttgagggctaagttccctattcGATAGGCTAAGTTACTAATTAAAATGGCTGCATGTATCCGGtgccgggtaaaaaataccttctcttaaaaaaaaactaatcagaTTTAAGTTATCAGATTTGTAGAGCATATACCACTAGATTTCGAAGAGTAGTGCATGTGAGAACTGGTTTATACaaaaaaagcaaacaaacggTACTCGGATAGTACAGGCATTTCTGCAAAATAGAGAGAAACCCGTGCCACGTAGACTCTTTGACGGCGTTGAcgcaaacaaaaaaagaaaatcacagCGCACAGTAGAACTGTACGCTGTATCCACGATAAATCTGCGAAGGCAAGTGCGCGCGTGACTCCATGAGTAACATTGAAGCAAAGAATTCCCTTAATCCCCGTCCTAATCGCGATACTTAAACCAAAGCGTCGCCTCCGAAACAGCACCACGCACTCCGGCACTCATCGCAAAgagcaaaaaaaataacagcAAAAACAGACGAGCCTCGCGAGGAATCGGACGAGGGGGAGAACCTTTTCGAGGGCCGCGGCGCCACCTCGTCAATGCCGGATTGGGGCGAGAGGGGGCAGCACGCCGGAGGCGGCATTTCTAGGGCGACCCCGCGCCTCGACGTCGCTGTCCGGGGCAGGCGGCCgttgggggcggcggcgcccgtggGATCGCGATCGAACGGGTGGACTTGGCGTTcggggcgcgagcgggagggaCGCCTGGACTGGGAGTGTGGAGGGCGTCAGTTGCGTTGCTTGCGAAGCCAACCAAAGTCGTCGTTGCTCACGCCGCGAGCTTATCGCAGATTCGCAGTGAGCAGGTCAACTTGCGGTTGAGTGGGATTGTATTGTTTTTATtataacaaagaaaaaaaatatatttttgttttactcactctattccaaaatataagcattggCCTTGTTCGGATCCTTCGAGCTATTAAATAGCCTCCTGAAATTctgctatttaggagtattaaacgtagattgcCGACAAAACCGATttcataacccctaggctattttgcgagacgaatctaataatgtatattaatccatgattagcggttgattactgtagcatcactgtagcaaatcatggattaatatacctcgttagattcatctcgcaaaatACCCTAAAGGTTATGGAATgtgttttgtcagtaatctatgtttaatactcctaaatagcaagattccggagggctatttaatagccctccggatccaAATAGGGCCATTGTTGGACTCTGACACGGTCTTCGTGATACTACTttaaccaacaatatctataaaagtgtgacgttttaaataaaaagagttgtatattataatagtttgtttaacattaattttacatgattgatctttttttctttactattaatagtcaaagttaaaaatgtttgacttgtcactgttataaaaaatgcttatattttttgGGAGAGTATCTTATAAGGTAAGATGTtttgaatttatatatatatatatatatatatatatatatatatatatatatatatatatatatatatatatatatatatatatataataatttctactattataaaaattgaagatgtttccgctgATGCTTTGGTACGTCGTTcgtatttgagttggtttttaagttcgttcacttttgaaaatacataaggagtcgtataagaaatctttttaAAACCTCGCATGTTACTTGGGACAGGAGTTGGATTTCTAATTGCTTCATAATTCTTGCCAGGCCATAAGAAAGCAACGTACAAGATATACATCATCCCAATTAGAGTTCAGAATTAGATATCAATACTATAAAAACTAGTTAggtgtccgtgcgttgcaacgggaaaaagtAAGTTGGAGCAATCTTCTATGAAATTCATAAGTTGGAGCAAATATGGTGATGTCAAAAAATTTGTGATGATATACATTGTGAGACCACACAATAAAATAGTAAGTTATAAGTTGATGAGCCTGACTTGAACATGACAAGGTCAACGATGAAACTAGTATTCCTATGTTGCTAAATTGATTCTATATAGAAAACTAGAAATATAGCAAATACATGCTAGAAAAAGTGTGATTTATTAGGCATTGTTTCCATTGTTTTCCACCACCATCCTAGAAGTATTTTTAGTTGTTGGGTATTGATTATATATTCCACATGTATTCACACTTTTTACGTCTTGATGCAACACATCTACTTTCACCCTCCCCCATCGTCTCTCTCCCTCACCCCCTACCCGTGCGCACATGTCTTGTCCACAAGGACCACACCCCATCCCCATCCATCTATCTCCTCCTCCCTAATCGATCCCCAACCATTCTTCTCCACACCCATCCATGcacctcctccccatcccctTCCTCGTCATCTTCGTCGTTCCACGGTGCGttcctcctctccatccctCTTTGTCACCTCCCTCCTTCCACCCATAGGGCTCCTTCTTGCTACCCCTCTCCACAGGACACATCTCCATCCCCACGCCCTACCCCTATTGCCTCTCCCCTTCACCCTGCACACCACCCTGTTGCTTCCCTACATCCGCTACTTGAGACTCCTCCCCTATCACCTATCTCTTCCTACCCCATCACATCCCGTCCTCGATCAGATACACCTCCTCTTGTCACTTCCCTCTATCCATCCCATCTCCTTCACCAAGGCCACCACTCCCCCTCATCATCATCTCCTCAACCACCCCGTGTGTGCACAATGGAAAGTAACCAACACAAAGCATCAGATCCACAGGATTCTATGGTTCATTTAGATCTGGATGAAGATAAGATAATGGTGACATCAGCATTACCATGTCCTTCAATGTCCGTGGGAAAATCGGTTatgaggaagaggggaagaccAAGCAGGCATGCACGAGGAACTTCGTTGTCTTCTGTTACCCCAGAAGGTAATAACATTGTTTCTTTAAGACCTTCCTTAGACAAATTGGATATATCTAGtcaaagaaagagaggaagactACCCAATCATGTGACATATAATTCAGAGGATCCTTCTCAAACTTGTATTGTAGGGTGCAAGAAGATGGAGGGTCGATCATATAATTTGCGTAGTGATTCAACAATTTTGTTGAGAAATTCATGTTTGCTAATAGCTGATGGATCGACAAAACAGAAGCGATCTTGGGGACTTGACAAGGATGACTTGCATATACCTTTCTTTCAAATTTCAGATAATCCTAGGGAAGCTGTTGATGATATACTCATGACATTTGGTGGACTACATCGGAGGATCATGCAGTTGATAGATGTGAAAATGGCTTCAAAACAGCTTGTCTTCCAAGCATTGAACCTCATGAGAAAAGTTGGATATCATGTTAACAAGGACAAGAGGGTTGGAGAGGTCCCAGGAGTTAAAATTGGTGACATATTCTACTCTAGAATTGAGATGCTCTTGGTAGGGCTACATAGTAACATCAATAGAGGAATTGAATTCATGTCTGGTGCTTTTATTAATAAGGAAGATAAGATAGCTACATGCATTGTGTCATCTGGAATGTATGAGAATGGTGATGATGACCCATATACTTTGGTATATAATGGCCAAGGCAAAGTCCACCATAAGCTTGAGAGAGGTAACTATTCGTTGAATCAGAGTTTTATTAGAAGGAATCATATTAGACTTATTCGTAGTGAACCAAATCCATTGGTTAGGCTAGGctcaaaggaaaaaatatacatatatgatGGTCTTTATAAGATCGAAGAAAAGTACAGACAAACAACAAAATCTCGTTCTAACTTAAAGTTCAACAAGTTGGTCAGGGAACTAGGCCAGCCTAATGGCATTGTAGTATGGAAGAATACTCAGAAATGGAGGGAAAATCCATCTTGTAGAGATCATGTCATAATGCCTGACATGTCAAATGGTGCAGAAATAGCTCGTGTTTGTGTTGTAAACAACATTGATAGTGAGGATGCTCCTAACAACTTTACCTATTCAACTAAACTTGATAATGGGAATCATATGGTTTCAGCAAACAAGATGTGTGTCTGCAAATGCACAAGCTCATGCCTTGGTGAAGACAATTGCTCTTGTTTGAAAACAAATGGCAGCTATTTACCTTACAACTCTTCAGGAATACTTGTTTGTCGAAAGACTATGATATATGAGTGCAATGATTCATGTGCTTGCACAATTAATTGCTCGAACCGAGTGGTACAGAGGGGTTCCTATCTACACTTTGAAGTGTTCAAGACGATGGATCGAGGTTGGGGCCTTCGCAGTTGGGATCCCATTCCGGCGGGTGCATTTGTATGTGAATATGTTGGTGTAGTTATTGACAAAGATAGCTTAGTTGAAGAAGATGAATACATATTTGAGGTTACTAGACCAGAGCATAATTTAAAATGGAACTATTTACCAGAATTGATAGGTGAACCTTCTTTCTATGACATGAATGATACATTCAAGAAgttgtgttaacaaccaaatttggtaatatcggcattgggaaagaagattagattgaagcgaagtcggaggcggagatcaagttcggaaacagagcagggattggctggagtccagattagctacgataagatcggctgagtctgagtcggactaggtaagccgatgtagccgatccTAGCAATACAACTTGATGTGTGATGTCGGGTtggattgaggtgcttcaaggtgattgccgcacatggatagagtcctgaggaggcaattgtatctattagttaggatgttttatgtaatttccttagagatatgattgggcaaaagtctgccgcaaagacttatagtatcttagagtttgttagagatagtagtcgtgtccgttatggacatatcttgtaattctcgggtataaatatacccgagccctatgtaacttttaacacacgttcaatacaatctcggcgcatcgccacccttttactttagttttgtttcgacgagttcttgctttcgggttgagctgcatcggtttcaatcttcaacaagaggtaaaacttgttatgacaaCTTGTGttttcgggattagtgcttccatctttatgatactctgatCTCGTTTATATAATTCACCGagctatcatatatcttacataatctccggcaataccactatctaatctacaatcggctaacatctgtcggtagaaggcagccgaccaggttaaatagcgacgttgacctaaattatataagatatttaccactttatgaaacttccagtggtttgattgtctagatattgttcttcttttcatacttaatgctgcatcagttaagtttgatatattaagtcgtgcttagaatatcaacctctagcctgccttctggttgccgattagggtagcatcggagtttcagccgatcttatctgatttaactatatttgctctatatgctttattgacatgttaaatctgccctttatgccAAGATATTGTTGTATTTgaatatattaggcttttgctTGATATTCTATACCtgttttaatatcctgatataaaGTAGTATatgagtattagccgatacatgctagatctatctgatcggctatgctgtaaacatatatagtcctgttattactatatattttggtctaagtgatttatactgtctcggcatggcgaccgatctatcccaatcacttgatttaagtatatatcgatataaggagtatatatcgttaacatctacagccgatcgagtagatttagttctttcttacttattcaagattgccgatcgatacacatatgacatcggctcaaagataaatgatatgtcatcggcacttagccgatcggctatcatttatagatttaaccgcgatttctttgcttctacttcttgttggttacaggatcaaatcaa
Coding sequences:
- the LOC112936042 gene encoding alpha-L-arabinofuranosidase 1-like, giving the protein MGVRRGRLDSSLFHMLVLVCALSQVLFVGLVTGQTAQLSVDASSQNGRTIPDKMFGIFFEELNHAGAGGLWAELVSNRGFEAGGINTPSNIDPWLIIGDESNIIVETDRSSCFASNPIALRMEVLCGATGTNACPSGGVGIYNPGYWGMNIEKTKVYKVSMYIRSSDSVDLAVSLTSSDGLQNLATHTITAEKGDFAGWTKVEFDLQSSERNTSSRLQLTTTKNGIIWFDQVSVMPSDTYMGHGFRKDLATMLANLKPRFLKFPGGNYVMGNYLLNAFRWSETIGPWEERPGHFNDVWNYWTDDGLGFFEFLQLAEDLDACPVWVINDGASLNEQIPSATIAAFVKDVVDGIEFARGDPKTTWGSVRAAMGHPEPFPLYYISVGNQECSKPYYKEKYVKFYSAIKASYPDIKIISSCDISSISAVNPADLYDVHVYTSSGDMFSKTRMFDSTPRSGPKAFVSEYAVTGNDAGRGTLVAALAEAAFLIGLERNSDVVEMASCAPLFINDNDRGFSPDAIVFNSWQHYGCPNYWMLHFFKDSSGATLHPLTIQVSNYDQLAASALTWQNSNDGNTYLKIKVVNFGNKAVNLNIAVAGLENGIQEFGSIKTVLTSGWLRDENSFQQPDKVVPAASPITNAGEKMGVIVDPYSLTSFDLLLDTNTDKYPLLESSFHSSM
- the LOC4332670 gene encoding histone-lysine N-methyltransferase, H3 lysine-9 specific SUVH3; this translates as MESNQHKASDPQDSMVHLDLDEDKIMVTSALPCPSMSVGKSVMRKRGRPSRHARGTSLSSVTPEGCKKMEGRSYNLRSDSTILLRNSCLLIADGSTKQKRSWGLDKDDLHIPFFQISDNPREAVDDILMTFGGLHRRIMQLIDVKMASKQLVFQALNLMRKVGYHVNKDKRVGEVPGVKIGDIFYSRIEMLLVGLHSNINRGIEFMSGAFINKEDKIATCIVSSGMYENGDDDPYTLVYNGQGKVHHKLERGNYSLNQSFIRRNHIRLIRSEPNPLVRLGSKEKIYIYDGLYKIEEKYRQTTKSRSNLKFNKLVRELGQPNGIVVWKNTQKWRENPSCRDHVIMPDMSNGAEIARVCVVNNIDSEDAPNNFTYSTKLDNGNHMVSANKMCVCKCTSSCLGEDNCSCLKTNGSYLPYNSSGILVCRKTMIYECNDSCACTINCSNRVVQRGSYLHFEVFKTMDRGWGLRSWDPIPAGAFVCEYVGVVIDKDSLVEEDEYIFEVTRPEHNLKWNYLPELIGEPSFYDMNDTFKKLC